The Henckelia pumila isolate YLH828 chromosome 2, ASM3356847v2, whole genome shotgun sequence genome includes a window with the following:
- the LOC140884303 gene encoding WAT1-related protein At1g68170-like: protein MAFCTGISNTMHEMKATLLMVLVQIIFSVINITYKLATSDGMSLPVLVAYRFMFGAVFITPVAFFVERKKRPKLTKKIAFYGFLCGLFGGALGQNLFLKSLTLTSATFVSAMINLVPAITFVIAIFSRLERFGWNTSAGKAKVFGTLLGIGGAMLLTFFKGPVLNLWNTNINLLETTKSHHHHPTTQAHKHSVVVGALLSVVSCVSYSIWLIIQAKVAQLYPCPYSITAMMAFWASIQGVVFGLCVERDWSQWIMGWDIRLFTAAFSGILGSGLVFPLVAWCVSLRGPVFVSAFNPMMLVLVAIAGSLFLQEKLHLGMLLGGIMIVGGLYLVLWGKGEELKKVSQLVPEENQDKGIENSRLG, encoded by the exons ATGGCTTTCTGTACAGGGATTTCCAATACTATGCACGAGATGAAGGCGACCCTTTTGATGGTTCTGGTTCAAATCATCTTTTCCGTAATAAACATTACATACAAATTGGCTACAAGCGACGGGATGAGTCTGCCTGTTCTGGTGGCTTACAGATTCATGTTCGGCGCCGTTTTCATTACTCCTGTAGCGTTTTTCGTTGAAAG GAAAAAGAGGCCAAAGTTGACGAAGAAGATAGCGTTTTATGGATTTCTTTGTGGTTTATTCGG GGGAGCACTGGGACAGAATCTGTTCTTGAAAAGTTTGACCTTAACATCTGCGACTTTTGTATCCGCCATGATAAATCTTGTTCCAGCTATTACATTTGTCATAGCCATTTTCTCAAG GTTGGAGAGGTTTGGATGGAATACGAGCGCAGGCAAGGCAAAGGTATTCGGAACATTACTCGGCATAGGTGGGGCAATGCTCCTCACATTTTTCAAAGGTCCGGTTTTGAATCTGTGGAACACAAACATAAATCTACTAGAAACAACTAAATCCCATCATCATCATCCAACTACACAGGCTCATAAGCATAGCGTTGTCGTGGGCGCACTTTTATCTGTTGTTAGTTGTGTATCTTACTCCATCTGGTTGATCATTCAG GCTAAGGTGGCACAACTGTATCCATGTCCTTATTCAATAACAGCCATGATGGCGTTTTGGGCGTCGATACAAGGTGTGGTTTTCGGTCTATGCGTTGAAAGAGATTGGAGCCAGTGGATAATGGGATGGGACATTAGGTTGTTTACTGCAGCTTTTTCT GGAATTCTGGGCTCTGGGCTAGTGTTTCCCCTAGTTGCCTGGTGTGTGTCTTTGAGAGGGCCGGTCTTCGTATCAGCCTTCAATCCCATGATGCTGGTGCTCGTAGCCATCGCAGGATCCCTCTTCTTGCAAGAAAAGCTGCATCTTGGAAT GTTGCTTGGTGGGATTATGATCGTAGGAGGACTATACTTAGTTCTGTGGGGAAAAGGGGAGGAACTGAAAAAGGTCTCCCAGTTGGTGCCAGAAGAAAATCAAGACAAAGGAATAGAGAATAGTCGTCTCGGGTAG